A region of Athene noctua chromosome 10, bAthNoc1.hap1.1, whole genome shotgun sequence DNA encodes the following proteins:
- the IRAK2 gene encoding interleukin-1 receptor-associated kinase-like 2 isoform X3: MEKTGISITRELMWWWGVRLATVQQLLDLLHGLQLYRAAQVILDWTSASNISTSEKEELVEPPKQENVSLTPTENKKREREKEISLLPSPDSSHLGVPPAGSAVSEGALYSLPFPPPPPRDLLKSLQSNPPVSSSVKPCSSSTPQQETMTDLPSESLLWTQREVTNATNGFNDKSRICEGIFADVYKGQRNNVVYVIKRLKEAKCTNPNSTQRFFHTEVQICFRCCHINILQLLGFSVETGMHCLIYPYLPNGSLQNKLQCQDDPAPLTWEMRISISIGLIRAVQYLHNFGILHGNIKSSNVLLDENFTPKLGHSGLRLYSVDKKSEYAVMKTKVLQASLTYLPEDFIRHGQLTEKVDIFSCGVVLAEILTGIKALDEGRHPIYLKDMISDEMQIAKESSHSKVKNFEKVAAKEICCKYLDRKAGHLLEEVAVDFALAICLCLRKKNSNIAEVLEIMEMAGKKLKEHYICGGSTSGFSMNTPEETDDETTSLSVDVPSAGETKEAGAQPAVPTDASPHTPLTGAASPDIYCGHVSRVPCESDESSSFIWNPSEKSEDELSSNSCNNSENMAASDYSIKQEKPANGLQERNAVCSRSDGVLEAASTAQSTFQEKNADLESSCSSQASARETSWKIKINDQKKKLMERILLYEEDKLNSSELFES; this comes from the exons ATGGAGAAGACAGGGATCAGCATAACAAGAGAGCTCATGTGGTGGTGGGGCGTGCGGCTGGCAACggtgcagcagctcctggaccTCCTGCATGGACTGCAGCTCTACCGAGCGGCTCAGGTCATTCTGGACT GGACATCAGCCTCTAATATTAGCACCTCTGAAAAAGAAGAGCTGGTAGAGCCACCTAAACAGGAGAATGTATCTTTAActcccacagaaaacaaaaagagagagagagaaaaggagataaGTCTGTTGCCATCACCGGACTCTTCACATCTGGGAGTACCACCAGCAGGCA GTGCTGTTTCAGAAGGAGCCTTGTACTCACTGCCTTTTCCACCACCTCCCCCTAGAGACCTTCTGAAATCCTTACAGTCAAATCCTCCTGTCTCATCAAGTGTGAAG CCTTGCAGCTCTTCTACTCCTCAGCAGGAGACAATGACTGACCTCCCCAGCGAGAGCCTTTTGTGGACCCAGAGGGAAGTTACCAATGCCACCAACGGTTTCAATGACAAGAGCAGAATCTGTGAAGGTATTTTTGCGGATGTCTACAAAGGTCAGAGAAACAACGTAGTGTATGTCATCAAAAGACTGAAAGAGGCAA AATGCACAAACCCAAATTCCACCCAAAGATTCTTTCATACAGAAGTACAGATTTGCTTTCG GTGTTGTCACATCAACATTTTGCAGCTGCTGGGTTTCTCAGTAGAAACTGGAATGCACTGTCTGATATATCCATACCTGCCTAATGGATCACTACAAAACAAACTTCAGTGTCAA GATGATCCTGCTCCACTGACCTGGGAGATGCGAATTAGCATTTCTATAGGACTCATCCGAGCTGTACAGTATTTACATAATTTTGGAATTCTTCACGGGAATATCAAAAG CTCAAATGTCTTGTTGGATGAAAACTTTACACCAAAGCTTGGACATTCAGGTCTGCGATTATATTCTGTTGATAAAAAATCAGAATATGCTGTGATGAAAACCAAAGTCCTACAAGCTTCCCTTACTTATCTGCCAGAGGATTTTATCAGACATGGGCAGTTAACAGAAAAAGTTGATATATTCAGCTGTGGTGTG GTCTTAGCAGAGATACTGACAGGGATTAAGGCACTGGATGAAGGAAGACACCCCATTTATCTG AAAGATATGATTTCTGATGAAATGCAAATAGCAAAAGAAAGTTCACACTCCAAAGtaaaaaactttgaaaaggtAGCTGCCAAGGAAATATGCTGTAAATATCTAgacaggaaggctggacacttgCTGGAAGAGGTTGCTGTTGATTTTGCCTTGGCCATCTGCCTTTGTCTGAGAAAGAAGAATTCTAACATAGCAGag GTGCTTGAAATTATGGAAATGgctggaaaaaaattgaaagagcATTACATCTGTGGAGGCAGCACTTCTGGATTCTCCATGAACACTCCAGAAGAAACTGATGATGAGACCACTAGTCTCAGCGTGGACGTGCCTTCTGCCGGGGAGACGAAGGAGGCCGGCGCGCAGCCAGCGGTCCCGACGGATGCCAGCCCACACACACCTTTAACAGGAGCTGCCTCGCCTGACATCTACTGCGGACACGTGTCGAGGGTCCCTTGTGAATCAGATGAATCCAGTAGTTTTATATGGAAtccttcagaaaaatctgaagatGAGCTTTCTAGCAACAGCTGTAACAATTCAGAAAACATGGCAGCCTCTGATTACAGCATCAAGCAGGAAAAACCTGCAAATGGCCTCCAGGAAAGAAATGCAGTGTGCAGCAGAAGTGATGGTGTCTTGGAAGCAGCGTCTACTGCACAGAGcacctttcaggaaaaaaatgcagacctTGAGTCTTCTTGTTCTTCACAAG catcaGCCAGAGAGACATCttggaaaataaagataaatgatCAAAAAAAGAAGCTCATGGAAAGAATTTTGCTCTATGAAGAAGACAAGTTAAACAGCTCTGAACTCTTCGAATCATAA
- the LOC141964323 gene encoding von Hippel-Lindau disease tumor suppressor-like → MSPPGPGPGPGGPCLRSVNTRELSEVVFNNRSPRSVLPIWVDFEGRPQRYPVLQPRTGRIMHSYRGHLWLFRDAGTNDGLLVNQQELFVAAPNVNKADITLPVFTLKERCLQVVRSLVKPMDYRKLDIVRSLYEELEDHPDVRKDLQRLSLERSETLKNGILE, encoded by the exons ATGTcaccgccggggccgggcccggggccgggcgggccgtgCCTGCGCTCCGTTAACACCCGCGAACTCTCCGAGGTAGTTTTCAACAACCGGAGCCCCCGCTCCGTCCTGCCGATCTGGGTAGATTTCGAGGGCAGGCCGCAGCGCTACCCGGTCCTGCAGCCGCGCACCGGGAGGATCATGCACAGCTACCGGG GTCACCTCTGGCTCTTCCGGGACGCGGGGACGAACGACGGACTCCTCGTCAATCAGCAGGAGCTGTTTGTAGCGGCTCCCAACGTGAATAAAGCAGACATCACCCTGCCAG TGTTCACCCTGAAGGAGAGATGTCTGCAGGTTGTTCGCAGTCTGGTCAAACCGATGGACTACAGGAAACTGGACATTGTTCGGTCGCTGTATGAAGAGCTGGAGGATCATCCTGATGTTAGGAAGGATCTTCAGCGGCTTTCTCTGGAGAGAAGTGAAACACTGAAGAATGGAATTCTGGAATAA
- the IRAK2 gene encoding interleukin-1 receptor-associated kinase-like 2 isoform X2, which translates to MAAPGTKGSAERGCEAMTLQRPPLALRGGSPPALYIHSMPAWVLEDFCQKMDCLSDYDWMRFASYVITDQTELRKIKCMEKTGISITRELMWWWGVRLATVQQLLDLLHGLQLYRAAQVILDWTSASNISTSEKEELVEPPKQENVSLTPTENKKREREKEISLLPSPDSSHLGVPPAGSAVSEGALYSLPFPPPPPRDLLKSLQSNPPVSSSVKPCSSSTPQQETMTDLPSESLLWTQREVTNATNGFNDKSRICEGIFADVYKGQRNNVVYVIKRLKETECTNPNSTQRFFHTEVQICFRCCHINILQLLGFSVETGMHCLIYPYLPNGSLQNKLQCQDDPAPLTWEMRISISIGLIRAVQYLHNFGILHGNIKSSNVLLDENFTPKLGHSGLRLYSVDKKSEYAVMKTKVLQASLTYLPEDFIRHGQLTEKVDIFSCGVVLAEILTGIKALDEGRHPIYLKDMISDEMQIAKESSHSKVKNFEKVAAKEICCKYLDRKAGHLLEEVAVDFALAICLCLRKKNSNIAEVLEIMEMAGKKLKEHYICGGSTSGFSMNTPEETDDETTSLSVDVPSAGETKEAGAQPAVPTDASPHTPLTGAASPDIYCGHVSRVPCESDESSSFIWNPSEKSEDELSSNSCNNSENMAASDYSIKQEKPANGLQERNAVCSRSDGVLEAASTAQSTFQEKNADLESSCSSQASARETSWKIKINDQKKKLMERILLYEEDKLNSSELFES; encoded by the exons ATGGCCGCGCCGGGGACGAAGGGCTCGGCGGAGAGGGGCTGCGAGGCAATGACCCTGCAGCGGCCGCCCCTGGCCCTGAGAGGGGGCTCCCCCCCGGCTCTGTACATCCACAGCATGCCTGCCTGGGTGCTGGAGGATTTCTGCCAGAAGATGGACTGCCTGAGTGACTACGACTGGATGCGATTCG CCTCCTACGTGATAACTGATCAAACAGAGCTACGGAAGATCAAGTGTATGGAGAAGACAGGGATCAGCATAACAAGAGAGCTCATGTGGTGGTGGGGCGTGCGGCTGGCAACggtgcagcagctcctggaccTCCTGCATGGACTGCAGCTCTACCGAGCGGCTCAGGTCATTCTGGACT GGACATCAGCCTCTAATATTAGCACCTCTGAAAAAGAAGAGCTGGTAGAGCCACCTAAACAGGAGAATGTATCTTTAActcccacagaaaacaaaaagagagagagagaaaaggagataaGTCTGTTGCCATCACCGGACTCTTCACATCTGGGAGTACCACCAGCAGGCA GTGCTGTTTCAGAAGGAGCCTTGTACTCACTGCCTTTTCCACCACCTCCCCCTAGAGACCTTCTGAAATCCTTACAGTCAAATCCTCCTGTCTCATCAAGTGTGAAG CCTTGCAGCTCTTCTACTCCTCAGCAGGAGACAATGACTGACCTCCCCAGCGAGAGCCTTTTGTGGACCCAGAGGGAAGTTACCAATGCCACCAACGGTTTCAATGACAAGAGCAGAATCTGTGAAGGTATTTTTGCGGATGTCTACAAAGGTCAGAGAAACAACGTAGTGTATGTCATCAAAAGACTGAAAGAG ACAGAATGCACAAACCCAAATTCCACCCAAAGATTCTTTCATACAGAAGTACAGATTTGCTTTCG GTGTTGTCACATCAACATTTTGCAGCTGCTGGGTTTCTCAGTAGAAACTGGAATGCACTGTCTGATATATCCATACCTGCCTAATGGATCACTACAAAACAAACTTCAGTGTCAA GATGATCCTGCTCCACTGACCTGGGAGATGCGAATTAGCATTTCTATAGGACTCATCCGAGCTGTACAGTATTTACATAATTTTGGAATTCTTCACGGGAATATCAAAAG CTCAAATGTCTTGTTGGATGAAAACTTTACACCAAAGCTTGGACATTCAGGTCTGCGATTATATTCTGTTGATAAAAAATCAGAATATGCTGTGATGAAAACCAAAGTCCTACAAGCTTCCCTTACTTATCTGCCAGAGGATTTTATCAGACATGGGCAGTTAACAGAAAAAGTTGATATATTCAGCTGTGGTGTG GTCTTAGCAGAGATACTGACAGGGATTAAGGCACTGGATGAAGGAAGACACCCCATTTATCTG AAAGATATGATTTCTGATGAAATGCAAATAGCAAAAGAAAGTTCACACTCCAAAGtaaaaaactttgaaaaggtAGCTGCCAAGGAAATATGCTGTAAATATCTAgacaggaaggctggacacttgCTGGAAGAGGTTGCTGTTGATTTTGCCTTGGCCATCTGCCTTTGTCTGAGAAAGAAGAATTCTAACATAGCAGag GTGCTTGAAATTATGGAAATGgctggaaaaaaattgaaagagcATTACATCTGTGGAGGCAGCACTTCTGGATTCTCCATGAACACTCCAGAAGAAACTGATGATGAGACCACTAGTCTCAGCGTGGACGTGCCTTCTGCCGGGGAGACGAAGGAGGCCGGCGCGCAGCCAGCGGTCCCGACGGATGCCAGCCCACACACACCTTTAACAGGAGCTGCCTCGCCTGACATCTACTGCGGACACGTGTCGAGGGTCCCTTGTGAATCAGATGAATCCAGTAGTTTTATATGGAAtccttcagaaaaatctgaagatGAGCTTTCTAGCAACAGCTGTAACAATTCAGAAAACATGGCAGCCTCTGATTACAGCATCAAGCAGGAAAAACCTGCAAATGGCCTCCAGGAAAGAAATGCAGTGTGCAGCAGAAGTGATGGTGTCTTGGAAGCAGCGTCTACTGCACAGAGcacctttcaggaaaaaaatgcagacctTGAGTCTTCTTGTTCTTCACAAG catcaGCCAGAGAGACATCttggaaaataaagataaatgatCAAAAAAAGAAGCTCATGGAAAGAATTTTGCTCTATGAAGAAGACAAGTTAAACAGCTCTGAACTCTTCGAATCATAA
- the THUMPD3 gene encoding tRNA (guanine(6)-N(2))-methyltransferase THUMP3, with amino-acid sequence MAEPEAGTAAAGQGLAPAPGPPEEGAGLAAVIGATVPTGFEVTAAEEVQEKLGSASRISRDRGKIYFEVPARGLPQVHRLRSVDNLFVVVQEFKDYQFKENKEDALKDLEDLVKKLPWTDPLKVWELNNSLKKKKTKRKKHNLQTTASKEKLNEDGEEEGADQKDAGKREDCAQNAAGIEPTNGQDTEQTQGVASRKGEEEDNEQSDAKDESQAGSGSASQTGNGRTSEGEAKVLKFRVTCNRAGEKHSFTSNEAARDFGGAVQEHFQWKADMTNFDVEVLLNIHNNEVVVGIALTEESLHRRNITHFGPTTLRSTLAYGMLRLCDPQPTDIIVDPMCGTGAIPIEGATEWPSCYHIAGDNNPQAVKRAANNICSLLKKNENKESSTSLGIPLDIIQWDICNLPLRTGSVDIIVTDMPFGKRIGSKKKNWDLYPACLMEMGRICTPGTGRAALLTQDKKCFAKALSRMGHIWRKGQTVWVNVGGLHAAVYLLKRTWERAEEKRSFW; translated from the exons ATGGCGGAACCTGAGgcgggcacggcggcggcgggtcagggtctggctccagcCCCGGGCCCGCCCGAGGAGGGCGCGGGGCTCGCGGCCGTTATCGGCGCCACCGTGCCCACTGGGTTCGAGGTGACGGCGGCCGAGGAGGTGCAGGAGAAGCTGGGCTCGGCCTCCAGGATCAGCAGGGACCGGGGGAAGATCTACTTCGAGGTCCCGGCCCGGGGCCTGCCGCAG GTCCATCGCCTAAGGTCAGTGGATAACttatttgttgttgttcaggAGTTCAAAGACTatcaatttaaagaaaacaag gaAGATGCTCTAAAGGATTTGGAAGATTTGGTTAAAAAACTGCCTTGGACCGATCCGTTGAAAGTTTGGGAGCTGAACAacagcttaaaaaagaaaaagacaaaacgCAAAAAACATAATCTGCAGACCACTGCAAGCAAAGAGAAGTTGAATGAGGATGGAGAAGAAGAAGGAGCAGATCAAAAAGATGCTGGAAAACGGGAGGACTGTGCCCAAAACGCTGCGGGCATAGAACCCACTAATGGCCAGGATACGGAACAGACCCAAGGAGTGGCATCCcgaaagggggaggaggaggataaTGAACAATCGGATGCTAAAGACGAATCGCAGGCAGGTTCTGGGAGTGCGAGCCAGACTGGCAACGGGAGGACAAGCGAAGGAGAGGCGAAGGTGTTGAAGTTCCGTGTTACGTGCAATAGAGCAGGAGAGAAGCACAGCTTCACGTCCAATGAGGCCGCGAGAGACTTTGGAGGAGCTGTGCAGGAGCACTTCCAGTGGAAGGCTGACATGACTAACTTTGATGTAGAG GTTCTTCTGAATATTCACAATAATGAAGTGGTTGTGGGTATTGCATTAACTGAAGAAAGTCTTCACAGAAGAAACATTACACATTTTGGACCCACAACTCTTCGTTCAACTCTCGCTTATGGCATGCTTAG ACTCTGTGATCCACAGCCAACGGATATCATTGTTGATCCCATGTGTGGTACAGGTGCAATACCAATAGAG GGAGCTACAGAATGGCCTAGCTGCTACCATATTGCTGGTGATAACAACCCACAGGCTGTAAAGAGAGCAGCAAACAACATCTGTTCTTtactaaagaaaaatgagaataaggAAAG CAGCACTTCCCTGGGCATACCCTTGGACATCATTCAGTGGGATATCTGCAACCTCCCTTTGCGGACTGGTTCTGTGGACATTATTGTGACAGACATGCCATTTGGAAAGAG GATAGGGTCAAAGAAGAAGAACTGGGATCTCTATCCAGCCTGCCTTATGGAGATGGGCCGGATCTGCACACCAGGAACAGGCAGGGCTGCGCTGCTTACACAGGACAAGAAATGCTTTGCCAAG GCCTTGTCACGAATGGGACACATCTGGCGCAAAGGTCAGACTGTATGGGTGAATGTAGGGGGGCTTCACGCTGCAGTGTATCTTCTGAAACGCACCTgggaaagagcagaagaaaaaagatcattcTGGTAA
- the IRAK2 gene encoding interleukin-1 receptor-associated kinase-like 2 isoform X1 has protein sequence MAAPGTKGSAERGCEAMTLQRPPLALRGGSPPALYIHSMPAWVLEDFCQKMDCLSDYDWMRFASYVITDQTELRKIKCMEKTGISITRELMWWWGVRLATVQQLLDLLHGLQLYRAAQVILDWTSASNISTSEKEELVEPPKQENVSLTPTENKKREREKEISLLPSPDSSHLGVPPAGSAVSEGALYSLPFPPPPPRDLLKSLQSNPPVSSSVKPCSSSTPQQETMTDLPSESLLWTQREVTNATNGFNDKSRICEGIFADVYKGQRNNVVYVIKRLKEAKCTNPNSTQRFFHTEVQICFRCCHINILQLLGFSVETGMHCLIYPYLPNGSLQNKLQCQDDPAPLTWEMRISISIGLIRAVQYLHNFGILHGNIKSSNVLLDENFTPKLGHSGLRLYSVDKKSEYAVMKTKVLQASLTYLPEDFIRHGQLTEKVDIFSCGVVLAEILTGIKALDEGRHPIYLKDMISDEMQIAKESSHSKVKNFEKVAAKEICCKYLDRKAGHLLEEVAVDFALAICLCLRKKNSNIAEVLEIMEMAGKKLKEHYICGGSTSGFSMNTPEETDDETTSLSVDVPSAGETKEAGAQPAVPTDASPHTPLTGAASPDIYCGHVSRVPCESDESSSFIWNPSEKSEDELSSNSCNNSENMAASDYSIKQEKPANGLQERNAVCSRSDGVLEAASTAQSTFQEKNADLESSCSSQASARETSWKIKINDQKKKLMERILLYEEDKLNSSELFES, from the exons ATGGCCGCGCCGGGGACGAAGGGCTCGGCGGAGAGGGGCTGCGAGGCAATGACCCTGCAGCGGCCGCCCCTGGCCCTGAGAGGGGGCTCCCCCCCGGCTCTGTACATCCACAGCATGCCTGCCTGGGTGCTGGAGGATTTCTGCCAGAAGATGGACTGCCTGAGTGACTACGACTGGATGCGATTCG CCTCCTACGTGATAACTGATCAAACAGAGCTACGGAAGATCAAGTGTATGGAGAAGACAGGGATCAGCATAACAAGAGAGCTCATGTGGTGGTGGGGCGTGCGGCTGGCAACggtgcagcagctcctggaccTCCTGCATGGACTGCAGCTCTACCGAGCGGCTCAGGTCATTCTGGACT GGACATCAGCCTCTAATATTAGCACCTCTGAAAAAGAAGAGCTGGTAGAGCCACCTAAACAGGAGAATGTATCTTTAActcccacagaaaacaaaaagagagagagagaaaaggagataaGTCTGTTGCCATCACCGGACTCTTCACATCTGGGAGTACCACCAGCAGGCA GTGCTGTTTCAGAAGGAGCCTTGTACTCACTGCCTTTTCCACCACCTCCCCCTAGAGACCTTCTGAAATCCTTACAGTCAAATCCTCCTGTCTCATCAAGTGTGAAG CCTTGCAGCTCTTCTACTCCTCAGCAGGAGACAATGACTGACCTCCCCAGCGAGAGCCTTTTGTGGACCCAGAGGGAAGTTACCAATGCCACCAACGGTTTCAATGACAAGAGCAGAATCTGTGAAGGTATTTTTGCGGATGTCTACAAAGGTCAGAGAAACAACGTAGTGTATGTCATCAAAAGACTGAAAGAGGCAA AATGCACAAACCCAAATTCCACCCAAAGATTCTTTCATACAGAAGTACAGATTTGCTTTCG GTGTTGTCACATCAACATTTTGCAGCTGCTGGGTTTCTCAGTAGAAACTGGAATGCACTGTCTGATATATCCATACCTGCCTAATGGATCACTACAAAACAAACTTCAGTGTCAA GATGATCCTGCTCCACTGACCTGGGAGATGCGAATTAGCATTTCTATAGGACTCATCCGAGCTGTACAGTATTTACATAATTTTGGAATTCTTCACGGGAATATCAAAAG CTCAAATGTCTTGTTGGATGAAAACTTTACACCAAAGCTTGGACATTCAGGTCTGCGATTATATTCTGTTGATAAAAAATCAGAATATGCTGTGATGAAAACCAAAGTCCTACAAGCTTCCCTTACTTATCTGCCAGAGGATTTTATCAGACATGGGCAGTTAACAGAAAAAGTTGATATATTCAGCTGTGGTGTG GTCTTAGCAGAGATACTGACAGGGATTAAGGCACTGGATGAAGGAAGACACCCCATTTATCTG AAAGATATGATTTCTGATGAAATGCAAATAGCAAAAGAAAGTTCACACTCCAAAGtaaaaaactttgaaaaggtAGCTGCCAAGGAAATATGCTGTAAATATCTAgacaggaaggctggacacttgCTGGAAGAGGTTGCTGTTGATTTTGCCTTGGCCATCTGCCTTTGTCTGAGAAAGAAGAATTCTAACATAGCAGag GTGCTTGAAATTATGGAAATGgctggaaaaaaattgaaagagcATTACATCTGTGGAGGCAGCACTTCTGGATTCTCCATGAACACTCCAGAAGAAACTGATGATGAGACCACTAGTCTCAGCGTGGACGTGCCTTCTGCCGGGGAGACGAAGGAGGCCGGCGCGCAGCCAGCGGTCCCGACGGATGCCAGCCCACACACACCTTTAACAGGAGCTGCCTCGCCTGACATCTACTGCGGACACGTGTCGAGGGTCCCTTGTGAATCAGATGAATCCAGTAGTTTTATATGGAAtccttcagaaaaatctgaagatGAGCTTTCTAGCAACAGCTGTAACAATTCAGAAAACATGGCAGCCTCTGATTACAGCATCAAGCAGGAAAAACCTGCAAATGGCCTCCAGGAAAGAAATGCAGTGTGCAGCAGAAGTGATGGTGTCTTGGAAGCAGCGTCTACTGCACAGAGcacctttcaggaaaaaaatgcagacctTGAGTCTTCTTGTTCTTCACAAG catcaGCCAGAGAGACATCttggaaaataaagataaatgatCAAAAAAAGAAGCTCATGGAAAGAATTTTGCTCTATGAAGAAGACAAGTTAAACAGCTCTGAACTCTTCGAATCATAA